A genomic window from Halorussus rarus includes:
- a CDS encoding aminopeptidase, whose translation MSLRDAAETAIGQCLALEPTESCCIVTDDKRQPIGEALYEVASQVTDDTTIVRFPPGTQHGAEPPEPVAAAMAGSDVFLAPTTKSLSHTRARGKANEAGARGATLPGITEEVFTTGLEADYDAIATHCEDVLAQVADAEQVRVTSPQGTDITFEPGDREWLDDTGIVHEAGGFSNLPAGEVFVSPEDANGTYVVDGTMMPHGLLDDGQTLEFDVEDGQVTRISDDDIRRQVEDAADEVGDAAYNLAELGIGTNVAVTDLVGSVLLDEKAAGTVHIAIGDDAGIGGDTDAPVHLDGILREPTVYADGEVVDLP comes from the coding sequence ATGAGCCTCCGCGACGCGGCCGAGACCGCCATCGGGCAGTGTCTCGCGCTGGAGCCGACCGAGTCGTGCTGCATCGTCACCGACGACAAGCGCCAGCCCATCGGGGAGGCGCTCTACGAGGTGGCCAGCCAGGTCACCGACGACACCACAATCGTGCGATTCCCGCCGGGGACCCAGCACGGCGCAGAGCCGCCCGAACCGGTCGCTGCCGCGATGGCCGGAAGCGACGTGTTCCTCGCGCCGACGACCAAGAGCCTGAGCCACACCCGGGCCCGGGGGAAGGCCAACGAGGCCGGCGCCCGCGGCGCGACCCTCCCGGGCATCACCGAGGAGGTGTTCACCACCGGGCTGGAGGCCGACTACGACGCCATCGCGACCCACTGCGAGGACGTGCTGGCGCAGGTCGCCGACGCCGAGCAGGTCCGGGTCACCTCGCCGCAGGGCACCGACATCACCTTCGAGCCGGGCGACCGGGAGTGGCTCGACGACACCGGCATCGTCCACGAGGCCGGCGGGTTCTCGAACCTCCCCGCGGGCGAGGTGTTCGTCAGCCCCGAGGACGCGAACGGTACCTACGTCGTCGACGGGACGATGATGCCCCACGGCCTGCTCGACGACGGGCAGACCCTGGAGTTCGACGTCGAAGACGGGCAGGTCACCCGCATCTCCGACGACGACATCCGCCGGCAGGTCGAGGACGCCGCCGACGAGGTCGGCGACGCCGCCTACAACCTCGCGGAACTCGGCATCGGGACCAACGTCGCGGTGACCGACCTGGTCGGCTCTGTCCTGCTCGACGAGAAGGCGGCCGGCACGGTCCATATCGCCATCGGCGACGACGCGGGCATCGGCGGCGACACCGACGCGCCCGTCCACCTCGACGGCATCCTCCGCGAGCCGACGGTCTACGCCGACGGGGAGGTCGTGGACCTCCCATGA
- a CDS encoding CHY zinc finger protein — translation MEREIHGHRVRGVDVDSETRCAHYDTDRDVVALRFACCEAYYPCFRCHEATADHEAERLPMESSASAVLCGVCGAELTAREFVDGAHECPDCGAAFNPGCADHYEQYFVFEE, via the coding sequence ATGGAGCGCGAGATCCACGGTCACCGCGTCCGGGGCGTCGACGTCGATTCCGAGACGCGCTGTGCCCACTACGACACCGACCGCGACGTGGTGGCGCTGCGGTTCGCCTGCTGCGAGGCGTACTACCCCTGTTTCCGATGCCACGAGGCGACCGCGGACCACGAGGCCGAGCGCCTGCCGATGGAGAGTTCGGCGTCGGCGGTGCTGTGCGGGGTCTGCGGCGCGGAGCTGACCGCGCGCGAGTTCGTCGACGGTGCCCACGAGTGTCCGGACTGCGGCGCTGCGTTCAATCCCGGCTGTGCCGACCACTACGAGCAGTACTTCGTGTTCGAGGAGTAG